In Cervus elaphus chromosome 3, mCerEla1.1, whole genome shotgun sequence, the following proteins share a genomic window:
- the CBX5 gene encoding chromobox protein homolog 5 isoform X1, whose product MGKKTKRTADSSSSEDEEEYVVEKVLDRRVVKGQVEYLLKWKGFSEEHNTWEPEKNLDCPELISEFMKKYKKMKEGENNKPREKSESNKRKSNFSNSADDIKSKKKREQSNDIARGFERGLEPEKIIGATDSCGDLMFLMKWKDTDEADLVLAKEANVKCPQIVIAFYEERLTWHAYPEDAENKEKETAKS is encoded by the exons ATGGGAAAGAAAACCAAGCGGACAGCTGACAGTTCTTCTTCAGAAGATGAGGAGGAGTACGTTGTGGAGAAGGTGCTAGACAGGCGTGTGGTTAAGGGGCAAGTGGAATATCTACTGAAGTGGAAAGGCTTTTCTGA GGAGCACAATACTTGGGAACCTGAGAAAAACTTGGATTGCCCTGAGCTAATTTCTGAGTTTATGAAAAAGTATAAGAAGATGAAGGAGGGTGAAAATAACAAACCCAGGGAGAAGTCTGAAAGTAACAAGAGGAAATCCAATTTCTCAAACAGTGCTGATGATATCAaatccaaaaaaaagagagag CAGAGCAATGATATCGCTCGGGGCTTTGAGAGAGGACTGGAACCAGAAAAGATCATCGGGGCGACAGATTCCTGTGGTGACTTAATGTTCCTAATGAAATG GAAAGACACAGATGAAGCAGACCTGGTTCTTGCAAAAGAAGCTAATGTTAAATGTCCACAAATTGTGATAGCATTTTATGAAGAGAGACTGACGTGGCATGCATATCCTGAGGATgcggaaaacaaagagaaagaaacagcaaagagCTAA
- the CBX5 gene encoding chromobox protein homolog 5 isoform X2: MGKKTKRTADSSSSEDEEEYVVEKVLDRRVVKGQVEYLLKWKGFSEEHNTWEPEKNLDCPELISEFMKKYKKMKEGENNKPREKSESNKRKSNFSNSADDIKSKKKRESNDIARGFERGLEPEKIIGATDSCGDLMFLMKWKDTDEADLVLAKEANVKCPQIVIAFYEERLTWHAYPEDAENKEKETAKS, encoded by the exons ATGGGAAAGAAAACCAAGCGGACAGCTGACAGTTCTTCTTCAGAAGATGAGGAGGAGTACGTTGTGGAGAAGGTGCTAGACAGGCGTGTGGTTAAGGGGCAAGTGGAATATCTACTGAAGTGGAAAGGCTTTTCTGA GGAGCACAATACTTGGGAACCTGAGAAAAACTTGGATTGCCCTGAGCTAATTTCTGAGTTTATGAAAAAGTATAAGAAGATGAAGGAGGGTGAAAATAACAAACCCAGGGAGAAGTCTGAAAGTAACAAGAGGAAATCCAATTTCTCAAACAGTGCTGATGATATCAaatccaaaaaaaagagagag AGCAATGATATCGCTCGGGGCTTTGAGAGAGGACTGGAACCAGAAAAGATCATCGGGGCGACAGATTCCTGTGGTGACTTAATGTTCCTAATGAAATG GAAAGACACAGATGAAGCAGACCTGGTTCTTGCAAAAGAAGCTAATGTTAAATGTCCACAAATTGTGATAGCATTTTATGAAGAGAGACTGACGTGGCATGCATATCCTGAGGATgcggaaaacaaagagaaagaaacagcaaagagCTAA